CGGTTGTGCTGGGTGTTTTTTGTGTTGGCCTGCTGGTTTTAGGGGTAGTCGCGTTCCTGGAATGAACGGTGGAACGCCCAAATCGCCAGAGTTTTCAGCAATGCGGTGCATTCGGCAGCGAAGATCGAGCCGCGTTTTGCCGGCAGTTTGCGGTTGAGCTTGAGCTACGGGCGGGAATTTCGATTCCTGCGGTCGAGAACCGTTGCCCGCGTTTTGCCCCCAGATTCACACGTGTCTGAAAGCCCTTCCAAAAGCTTCACCGCTGACTAAGATACGCGCGAATTCGAGGCATTCACTTTTTTGTATCCCGTCGCAGCGGGTTTTGAACTACTGGATTGAACCGGTCGCATGCACCGTATAACTAAAGGGCTCGACATACCGATTACCGGTGAGCCGGATCAGGCCGTCATTGAGGGGCCGCCCATTCGGCGGGTTGCTCTGGTGGCGTCGGACTACGTCGGCATGAAGCCCACCATGCTGGTTGCCGTTGGCGATACCGTGAAGCTTGGCCAGCCAGTGTTCTCGGATAAAAAGACCGAGGGTGTGATTTATACCGCTCCTGCTGCGGGCAAAGTGCTGGAAGTGAACCGAGGTGCTCGGCGAGCCTTCCAGTCACTGGTGATCGAAGTGGATGGCGACGAAGCCGTTCAGTTTGATGCTCCCGGAGAACGCGACATCGAAGCAGTGTCCCGCGAAGCGATCACAAGCCTGCTGGCAGAAAGCGGAATGTGGCCTGTCCTGCGGACTCGCCCATTCAGCAAAGTTCCGGCTGTCGGCAGCGTTCCACATTCGATCTTTGTGCAGGCGATGGACACGAGCCCATTGGCTCCGGACGCGACTCCGATCATTCGCGAACGCGAACGTGACTTCCGCTTCGGCCTGGTCGCTCTCACTCGCTTAACAGACGGCAAGGTTTACGTTTGTCGCCGTCCTGCTGAACACCTGCCCGGTGAAGATCATGCTCAGGTGCAGGCCGAAGAGTTTGAAGGTCCTCATCCCGCTGGCTTGCCGGGGACTCATATTCATAACCTCGATCCCGTTGGTCTGAATAAGACTGTCTGGACGATCAATTATCAGGATGTCATGGCCATCGGCCATCTGGTCGCCACAGGTCAGCTGTCTACAACTCGCGTAGTGTCCGTGGCCGGGCCGGCCGTTAAGACTCCGCAGCTAATTCGCACGCGAGTTGGTGCAAGTGTGTCAAAACTCGTGGAAGGACGCATTGCTGACGGGGAAGTGCGAGTTGTCAGCGGCAGCGTACTAAGTGGGCGCCG
This DNA window, taken from Fuerstiella marisgermanici, encodes the following:
- a CDS encoding Na(+)-translocating NADH-quinone reductase subunit A — protein: MHRITKGLDIPITGEPDQAVIEGPPIRRVALVASDYVGMKPTMLVAVGDTVKLGQPVFSDKKTEGVIYTAPAAGKVLEVNRGARRAFQSLVIEVDGDEAVQFDAPGERDIEAVSREAITSLLAESGMWPVLRTRPFSKVPAVGSVPHSIFVQAMDTSPLAPDATPIIRERERDFRFGLVALTRLTDGKVYVCRRPAEHLPGEDHAQVQAEEFEGPHPAGLPGTHIHNLDPVGLNKTVWTINYQDVMAIGHLVATGQLSTTRVVSVAGPAVKTPQLIRTRVGASVSKLVEGRIADGEVRVVSGSVLSGRRAEGPFDYLGRYHLQVSAVAEGNEREFLGWVSPGADRFSVRRVFSSALNSAKRFAFTTSTGGSKRAMVPIGMYEQVMPLDIIPTFLLRSLIVGDTEQAQALGCLELDEEDLALCTFVCPGKYEYGPILRERLTQIELEG